The genomic window aaatctatGTCCTATTCACTTCTAAGATCTTAGGAATAAAATTATAGAGATTTATCCAAGATCTGGAAGGCACAGAGAGTAGAAAAGCTAGCTATTAGCTCTAATTTATCCTACAGGCTTCTCCCTGACTTTCACATCCAACTTTGTCCAGATACTAAAATCCAGAAGAATAAAAACAGCCAGTGGTGGAACATTACatagaatataattatattatatcaaACTATCCAGAATCAAATGGACTCTGGTTTTGAAAGCCCATTTCAGCTGACAGGGGCAGAGAAAGACCACCCCCTTAGCTATTTGGAATTCAGACACAGGAGAGAAATCCAGTAGGTAAATGCTCCTATTTCCCTTCTTGCTTAGTCTGATTGATTTTGGTATATCACTAAGATTCAGTCAAGACTGGGGTGAGCTCAGGTGAGCACTGAGCATACAACTAAATCCCATGTTACTCCAGTTTAGAGAAAATAAAGGGCAAAACATTACTTTGGAAATTCCTCAGGCATTTAGGATTGTTCTAGCAGAAGCTTGAATATCTCCCTTAGAATGCTCACCAGCCCCAGGACTGGACTGGGGGGGCCAACTTGGAGGGACTCACCTGGCCAAAAGCCAGTGTAATTCCTGGGACCAACCAGTTACAAAGTCATTTCACAAAGATTCCAAAATCTAGGCTCATACGTTTAGGCCCAACCTGAATCCACACTAGGAAGCTCTTCTataagcagaaaggaaaaaatagaatggcACAATATGCCCAGTTTATCTTGCTAACTTTTCTTAGGTATACGTAATATTTTTACTATGAAAGcagaaaaggaagggaacaagcacCTAGGTTTCTATAAAACCATTGAGAGCTCAACAATAACTTTAATCTTCCTTGAGACCTCTGATACAATTCCTTCAGTTCTGTCTAACTGTAGAGCTCAGGAGGCCTAAGGAGAAGCTGAAGATGACAGGCACTAGGTTATAGTTTAAGATCAGGGATGCTCTAGTCAATCAAGTTAACCCACAAACATTGACTAAGTACATGTTCTTTGCAAGGCACTTAGCTGAACATTTGAGAATACAAATGGATAGGATACTCTCAGAGAACTTACAGTCACTCTAGGTGgttctgaggaagaaaaaagttgtAAGATGTCTCACAAGATTTTGTTTAAATTGATCATTTTCTTATCAGTTCTAGCCCTCAACCATaccatataatctttttttttaaacaatgcaaCTTAATACATCTGGTTAGAATAAATggatattataaaatttaatggTTTTTGTAGCTGAATATTCAGAAAGGTACAGCTGAGCTGGAGATGTTCTGAAATGAGATTATAAGACAACATGCAAGTAGTCCTTTACATGGTTGATCTCTGGCCAGCCTCATCCAGTTTGAAgttcctttttcttgttgcagCTTCACTGTCCACATCAGATTTGTCCAAATTGCCAAAGTCGCCTGTCACAGAATAATCAACACCCTCTGGAGTGCTTCCATTTGGCTGAAAAAGTTTAGCATTTGGTTCTTTGGGACGCTGCCACTGAGGCCTAGTGACTATCCAAAAAATGATAGCGCCAAACACCAGAATGAGAACGCCAAGAATATTGGTAAAAATAGCTTCTGGTGGTAATTTACTATATTCAGGATTTTTcctttaaagagaaagagagaattattaaaaataaaatcatatgtcAATGTGtgaaatcaaattttaatttattgctCGAAATAAAATGCCTGAAGAATTTATAGGACCAATTGGATATTGGGTGTCTGTGAACTAAATAGGACAAGGATCAGAAGTATGTCAGCAGTGTCTCTGGGCAAAGtcatcacttaacctctataggttttttttatcatctttaaaaaaggaaaagttcaaTGCTATATTATGTGCTTTCAGAAAGCAAATATTTACTATAGAAAGGATGAAgtagagaaatgatgaaatacTGCATATACTTACaaggaaaaaatcaatttttctgtCACTCCCATAAGTGCTGTTGCAATCACTATTCCAAAGATGAGCAGACCAGAATAAACATGAATTGGCATAAGAATTGCTCGGAGTGCCGGGGAAGCAAAAGGAAGCAGAAATATGAAAAAACCTAGAAGAAGCTAAACATAATAGACAAATATGGAGaggttaaaatttaattttttttatttctacaaaaggcacatttcattatttgttactacaaaaacacattttattacttatttctACCAAAAATACTATTTCTTGAAAATACAAACTCAAAGTCAAGGGaatgtttttttctctaaaaaaacaATCATTCCTCAGTGGCGCATTCACCCTATCCAGCTCAGCCAAGAAAAGCTTCTTTGGTGATGAGGAAAACAATGTCATCATATGAGTAAGAGATGAGATCTATAGGAAAATTTTCTCTGTTCCCTTGGTAATTAAGTAATTGATACCAAAGGTAACAAAAGATTGTTCTTTAAGTGGAGACAAAGAAATTTGTCCCTCTTTCTACAACATGCCCTGCTCCTTTCATTCTATTATCCCCTTCTTATCGTGTTGTGATAGGCATGGGTTCATATTCCCACATAACTGGATCCATACATGGCTCTTAAAACTCCAAAATCTTCCAATTCCATACTGTTACATGTACCTGTGTGTGGATTATAAATTTTTGATCCTGTGAATAACTCAGGTAACTTGAAGAAGGGCAGAGGGACCATATCATCCTACTCCAAGAATCTTGGGGATTCCTAATTTCCTTCCCCACTCACATCCTGAGttcttttttcaattgttttacaTTTGGAGGAGTTTCTGCCTCCTAAAGGACCTGTCTCCCATATTGGCATTGTGAATATTCTCTCTGAAGGAAAGAATACATAAGCTGCTCCTTGCTGGTTCTTTTCATTAGGTATCACTGCTCCTTTAAGTATAATGGGAACCCTATAGGTTCttgaattattgaatttaaaggaatattttcaGGTACCTTCCCAGGATGGAGTGGGTGAGCTCTGTAAGGGTGGCAGCCTGATGAGAAAAGCATTAACGTCCACTCCACATCTTTCCTGATTGGGGTCAAAGGATTAATGGGAGATGAGaggtgggagggggggaggagaaagtaggagaaaaacacaaaaacctAATGTGCACTCAGAATGAGCCTAGGAGGAAActataatgaggaaaaaataattaaaaatactatCAATAGTCtgttttgcatatttattttgcACTTAATACTGCAAATGGAAGCTCTgtgtatttgaaattaaaaatggtTCACAGGATTTCCCCCAGTGATTCACATTGTTCCTGGTTCCCTGTCAGTGAACTTAGCTGCCTCCTTCAGTGATTATTTTAAAACTGAAGGGCAAGCTTTTTAATGCGTAGTTTTTGCTTCCTATTTCAAAAGATGGGGATCAGATCATTAACTCTAAGCATTTAACATGAGTACATTTCTGAAGAATCAATTTATAACTCTCCACTGGACAAGTAACAGAAAAGGTGAGTGaaataaaagagggagaagagaaagaccaAGTAAGTAAATGATGTGGAGGCACGTAGTAAGCTAGACAAGCTAGTAGCAGAATATTTTCTACAAGAGATGAACAAAAGGAAATGCAGaacaataaaatgtaatataaagaaaacagaataaaggCAGGGAAAAGGGGCACAATTCTGCAAATGGGACCGTAATCGTTGAAGAGGTTTGCCATAATTGCCCAATCTCCATTTCCTAATATTTCAAGTCCTAATTTTCATATGggtttcattcttcttttctgtGTTATGGGTCtatctttgaaaatttgaaagtatttttttcatcctttgtaGTATTATTGTGATTTTCCTTATCACCATTCCTTTGTGGTCAATTCTTTTGTGGTtttcattctagaagaggaccaagacatcagagtggtgatgccatgacatgcaaatgaatttgatttaagtgagggaggattgtgcaaagtcacctgcctcactttctcttccagagccatctggatccagtggcaaagatataaatcaggacaactggagatagtTCTGGATAAAGTAGGAGACCTTGGCATTTTTAAGTTAAGGTATTTCCCAGGTCTCATTCTGACTGAGACAACACCTATTCAGTTCTTTTATGGTACTGGGGAAAGAGGCAAGAAGACTGGGTAATTAGATGACCTAAGGGACACAGCTCATTACTCCTGAGTAATTTTCTCACTtaaattttcccatccttccttttGTTAACTTTAAAGATAGGGCAAGAATCCTCACAGAAATGCACACTTCTCATTCAAAGTCTTCCAAAATTCCTGAAAGGCCAAAAGATCTGACTGAGCATTTTggagtaatttaaaaaattttttttaattacccagaaatttgATCAAAGTCTTCCAAAATCCAGAGTAATACAAATCAGTGTAATATAGTGGGAACTTGTGGTACAGGCCTACAAGGCAGAAGAAACCTGGGTTTGAATGCAAACTATGAAGCTTAGAAGCtttatgatcctagacaagtcatttaccttCCTGGGTTTTGCTTCCTCATATTTAAGGTAAGGATAATATCATTTCCATTATCAAGGACATAAGAATGACCTAAGGGAAGCATTTTTGTAAAGCTTAGGGAACTAAAtaaatatgacttttaaaatcaCTACCTTACGCTTAGTAAGTTAGCAAAGTGGTAAAACATACATGCAAATACTAACtcacaagcaataaaaattcAGTGTTGGTGGGCCTCAGGATAGGTATCTCTTTGGAAAATAACTTggtaaaatacaataaaattagtCAGACTTGACCTAGTTATTCCATTACTGGCATCTTGTTTGAATGAtgttattaaaaggaaaaatattgatcTAGCTAACAAGTATCAGCAGCAGGTCTTTCTGAATTCCAAGCCAGCTGTTTATCACTATAATAATTATACACAAtacataattatatcaataacataATTTGCAAATTTGCATgttattttgatctttttcttctaagttcctttaaaattttgatgttatttttatatagttataattAATGGGTCCTTCAAAGCACAAGTATTACTTCCTGAATGATATCTTCCCTTGTCTTCCCAGCTGTTAGTGCTGACCACCccattttctatttacttttaacaCATCTACTCAGACATTTGTTTTCTAAGATAAAAATGTAATCTTAAGGTTAGGGACAATTTCATCCCCAATgcctaacatagtgcctggcaaatagaaggcactttaataaatgttcatggattaattggttgttgctattattcTGGTTTCTTCCCTCTACAACATCTtatgtgtgtttttttgttattctttatatttgtttttgtaggGCTTTGTAAAGCTACCATGAAAAATTGCcatcaataatttcattacattgatttattttaaataataattgcatttattCAACTGTCTCATAATCTTTGAACATATATTCTTACAATAAAGCTGTTACAAATGTTGTTGTAACAACAACATTTGTAATAGCTAGattaatgtatttctttttaataacatCTGTATAAGGTAAACAAAGTTCCTCATCAGGACTTCACactatcaatgaaatcacaggtttagtctctatctcttgatttttttctttctttctttttttttaaaagaagtataaaGTAATATCCCAACAGATTAGTTCTGCTcattgttatttgctcattttatatttttaaggcttattcttttccaaaaaaaaaaggcctaagagagaaaaaattaaagttttaaagtaaaatttttggatagtaataaaaataggaaaaataaaaatattgaataggaaattaaatagagaaatatttatagaataaagaaTACAAACACTggttccctttccccctcccagaACATTTTAGATAGTCCTCCTTCTTCCAGGTACACAAACAATTCTAAGCTCATTGGACTTTTGTAATAACTTTTGGTTCTATAAAGAGTCATTGTTAATGGCTCAGTGTTACCAGTGGAGTACTCTATGAATCTGGGTTTGATCCTTaactgtttaaaatttttatcaatgacttgaataGAAGTATAGAGGTATGTTCATCAAATATGCAGATGACACAAATCAGAGAGGGGTTGCTAACATATCAGGTGATAGAGTCAAGAGCCAAAAAGATCTTAGCAGATTAGAACAttgaatagaataaaagaaaatcaataaagatAAATGTCTTACACAAAAACAATGTTATCTATGCCTTCTTatctatctctccctctttctaaatgaataaatattatttttttaaaatccccactttaatattttaattcccCTTAGTCTATTGAAATCATGATTTAATTCTTCCCTGCcaaacaaaaggaaatgaatttacAATTCTCTGAATGTTGGTCCtttcaataattatttgaaaaatgacatAAGAGTAACAAATGAACCATACTTACAGTTCCAGGCTTACATGGATCAAGTTTAATGTTAAGGTTGTTTCTCAAAATTTCTCTTCAGTTTGTACttaaagaatattagaaaaggaCTGATTTTCTACAGTCCATAAACTGCTCTAGAAATATACAAACATactccccccacatacacacatagataatcacacatatatatttaacatatatgtttaaAGGGTCCTAAACTCTCATGAAACA from Sminthopsis crassicaudata isolate SCR6 chromosome 3, ASM4859323v1, whole genome shotgun sequence includes these protein-coding regions:
- the CYBRD1 gene encoding plasma membrane ascorbate-dependent reductase CYBRD1: MKAMEGYRGFLGLLVSAVLLGFLAVLFTLIWVLHYRDGLGWDGGSPEFNWHPVLTVTGFVFIQGLAIIVYRLPWTWKCSKLLMKSIHAGLNAVALILAIIALVSVFDFHNTKNIPNMYSLHSWIGLTAVILYTAQLLLGFFIFLLPFASPALRAILMPIHVYSGLLIFGIVIATALMGVTEKLIFSLKNPEYSKLPPEAIFTNILGVLILVFGAIIFWIVTRPQWQRPKEPNAKLFQPNGSTPEGVDYSVTGDFGNLDKSDVDSEAATRKRNFKLDEAGQRSTM